Proteins from a genomic interval of Quercus robur chromosome 9, dhQueRobu3.1, whole genome shotgun sequence:
- the LOC126699129 gene encoding ankyrin repeat-containing protein BDA1-like: protein MEDERVEKLNQAARIERLNQAALEGNINDFYNLIKDDVKLLEHIDELPFVETPLHKVASATETHIPFAMEMLRLKPSFVRKLNPDGLSPIHVALLNGKTQLVRWLLKVDGDLVRVKGREGMTPLHDAAATEDHLDLLAEFLKICPDSIEDVTIRNETALHVAVKCKMLEAFKHLVEWLRQNKSKKTMLWKRKILNWKDEEGNTVLHVAVSTNQPKAVRLSLDSGVDVNAKNLMGDTAGDILVKRQEEEVEYSRSSMEISEMLQRAEVTKCARYLRSIVLSLEERRLLQVDKWAKISDDRRNVVLVVATLLMTVTYQGLLSPPGGLWQEYYNPWSDLPNATKPYYRGFNETSPYIQDMAGTAIRGTSLFFSVFLITNTLTFMLSYTIVLLIIPSGYVILRAALGSFTLCYITSLAVIFPISFTYTYSLILVILFSVIYALSISAIRSTLHVFVLIRSWKKN from the exons ATGGAGGATGAGAGAGTTGAGAAGTTGAACCAGGCTGCGAGAATTGAGAGGTTGAACCAGGCTGCTCTAGAGGGgaatattaatgatttttacAACTTGATTAAGGACGATGTAAAACTTTTGGAGCACATCGATGAGCTACCATTTGTTGAAACTCCTTTGCACAAAGTTGCATCTGCTACGGAGACGCATATCCCATTCGCCATGGAGATGCTCAGATTAAAGCCCTCATTTGTCAGGAAGCTGAATCCAGATGGGCTTAGCCCCATTCACGTTGCTTTACTGAATGGGAAAACCCAGTTGGTGCGTTGGCTTCTAAAGGTTGATGGGGACCTTGTTCGTGTCAAAGGAAGGGAGGGTATGACTCCTTTGCATGATGCAGCAGCAACAGAGGATCACCTTGATCTATTGGCCGAATTTCTAAAAATCTGTCCTGATTCTATTGAAGATGTGACGATTAGAAATGAGACTGCTTTACATGTTGCGGTAAAATGCAAAATGCTAGAGGCTTTTAAACACTTGGTGGAATGGCTCCGACAAAACAAGTCTAAAAAAACCATGTTATGGAAGAGGAAAATACTGAACTGGAAGGATGAGGAAGGCAACACTGTGTTGCACGTTGCTGTATCTACAAATCAGCCCAAG GCTGTGAGGCTGTCACTAGATTCTGGTGTTGATGTAAATGCCAAGAATTTAATGGGTGACACAGCAGGGGACATCTTGGTAAAAcgacaagaagaagaagtagagtACAGCAGAAGCAGCATGGAGATCAGTGAAATGTTACAGCGTGCTGAAGTTACTAAATGTGCACGTTACCTACGTTCCATAGTCTTATCTCTCGAGGAAAGACGATTACTCCAGGTTGATAAATGGGCGAAAATATCGGACGACAGGCGCAATGTGGTTTTGGTGGTTGCTACCTTGCTTATGACAGTGACTTATCAAGGACTGCTGAGCCCTCCAGGGGGACTTTGGCAAGAGTACTACAATCCATGGAGCGATCTGCCCAATGCTACAAAACCATATTACAGAGGTTTCAATGAAACTTCTCCTTATATTCAAGACATGGCAGGGACAGCCATTCGCGGtacatctttatttttttcggTATTCCTGATAACAAATACTTTGACATTTATGCTCTCATACACAATAGTTCTTCTCATCATTCCATCCGGGTATGTTATACTCCGCGCAGCCCTTGGCTCCTTCACTCTCTGCTATATTACTTCGCTGGCAGTCATATTCCCGATTTCTTTTACATATACCTATTCTTTAATCCTTGTGATTCTGTTTTCTGTTATTTACGCACTATCTATATCTGCAATACGGTCGACGCTGCATGTCTTTGTGCTGATTCGTTCATGGAAGAAGAATTga